The Flavobacterium faecale genomic sequence CAAGCATTAAGAGCAGTGTTTAGTTCAGCAGTATTCGAAAAGAATACTGCCTCCGTAATATATGATTGAGGTGCGATGTCGATAAAACTGTCACTACAACTAGTTAAACCTAACATTAATGCTCCAATAAAATATTTATATGTTTTCATACTTACTATTTTTTAAAATTAAAATTTAACATCAAAACCAAAAACTAAAGTTTTAGGAACTGGATATCCTCCTCTGTCGTAACCCGTAATTAATGGGTTAGAATAAGTACCACCTGACTTTCTGCTCTCTGGATTGATTCCTCTAAAGCTTTTTGAACTTAAGTAAAGTAAATTTTGTGCTGTAAAATATACTCTAAATTGATTTAAACCAACTTTTTTAACCCAGTCCTTGTCCAAAGAATATCCTAATGTAATCTCTCTCAACGCAATGTATGAAGCGTCGTCAATACCGTAGTCCGTTTGAACCCATTGTAGACCTCCATTAGTTTCATAAGGTGTTTTTCCATCACCAGGATTAGATGGACTTATCCAGTGGTTAGCAGTATAATTTAAGACTTGTCTTTTAACCTCTGTGTATCCAGTATCTCCTTCGTACATTTGAATACCTTGTACCCCTTGAAATCCAAGTGATAAATCGATTCCTTTGTAATCAAAACTGTTAGTAATTCCCCAAGTAAAATCTGCGTAAGGATCACCAATTACAGTTCTATCATCTGTTGTAATTTTACCATCACCATTTACATCTACAAGTTTTAAACCACCTGGAGTTAATGTACCCACACTTACGTTTGAGGCTGTAAAACCTGATTTGTTGATATCATCTTGTGATAACCAAATACCATCTGTCTTGTATCCGTAAAACTGTACTAATGGGCTACCAACTTTTGTTATGTACTGCTCACCTCTTTCACCGGTTTGAGGTGTTTCTGCTAAACCACCAAAATCAGTTAATTTCAATCTATTAGATGCATAATTGGCAGACGTAGTCCATTTAAAATCTTTCGTTTTAATGTTCGTAGTAGACAATTCAATCTCATGACCACGGTTTTGAAGGCTTCCAACATTACTCCAAGATAAAGCTGTTCCAGAAAACAATTGGGTATTAGTTTGTAACAATAATTTATCTGTATTTGATTCGTAAAAATCAAGAGATAAGTTAATTCTATTTCTTAATAAACTTAAATCAAAACCTAAATTTGCAGAAACTGTAGTTTCCCAAGTAAGATCTGGATTAGCTCCGGTATCACTTGGCGTAGCTTGACCATTTGCAACAACACCATTTCCTGTACCTGAAACATAATTTGCCGAAATTGAATTACTATAAGGCGTATTTGTTAACGTGTTTAAGTATGGATTGTATGCGTTGTTTCCACCTAAATTATCAGTTCTATTATTTCCGGTTTGACCGTAAGCTGCTCTAAAGTTTAATTTATTAATCACTTTTGATGATGCAATAAACTCTAGTTTAGCCAAATTTGCTCCAGCAGAGATAGATGAAAAAGTCCCCCATTTATTACCTGGTCCAAATTGTGAAGCACCATCTGTTCTAACTGTTGCAGTAAGGTTCAAAAAGTCATTGTAAGAATATACTAATCTTCCGTAGTAAGACAATAATGCTGTCGAGTTTTTTATTTCTCCAGCTGCACTACTTGATAGGTTGTTAGACAATGTTATACTTCCTGCACTATTAAAGGTACGAATGTTTTCATTAGGATAGTTATTCCCTTGAAATACAGACGTATAAAACTCTGTTTTTTGAGCAGAAAAACCAGCTAAAGCATTAAATGAATGCTTTTTGTATTCTTTTGTATAATTCAATGTGTTTTCAGTTAACAAATCTTTTGAGTTGTTTCTTGAATAAACTGCAAAATTTGAATTTGTTTCTGCATTTGCATTTGTACCCACCCATTGCATTCTATCAGAATATTTAAGATACGCACTAGCGGTTGTCTTGAAAGTCAAACTTTTTGTGATTTTATAAGTTAAATCAAAAACCGACTGAATTCTAAAGTCATCTTGCGTGTCATCTTGCAAATTCAACACTTTTAAAGGATTGATACTTGAAGTAGTCCATGGATTGGTTGTACTAGTACTAGTATACATTGAACCATCAGGTAATTCATAATTTGGAAACACCAAACCGTAAAAATACTGAGGATTTACATAATCCCCTACTTTTAGGTTAGGATATGCGCCTGCTTGTTGTACGAAAGCCAGAGTTTCGGCATTGAATGTTGTCGGGATAAAACTTGGAAATCTATAG encodes the following:
- a CDS encoding SusC/RagA family TonB-linked outer membrane protein; this translates as MKKTILMFLLVFSSIMSAQTATIKVSGKVLDNTGMSIPNATVTVDGKSTVTDFDGKYVILANSAKSVLKFSYLGFETKSVAVGKSTTINVSLAEASNQLNEIVVVGYGTMKKSNVTSSVSSYKNEKMDQLPVSRVDQALQGKIAGVQILNTSSAAGEAPTIRIRGQSSINASPNPLVVVDGQPIEDGLSSLNMADVQEVSVLKDASSAAIYGSRGANGVILVTTKSGSNKKTTYSFNNSVGYKSAYKLYDIQSTSDYVKQLYTEKALKEADPLWTGGSTSVATGFQKSYIFEQKFLNGQGVDYQDEFMRTGTFRNIGLSASGGGKGFSYRVSGAYNGDESMMKNSNYEKYQFRLKTNIDLNNKVSIGVNIAPTYSKTKRPANDYRDYYRFPSFIPTTFNAETLAFVQQAGAYPNLKVGDYVNPQYFYGLVFPNYELPDGSMYTSTSTTNPWTTSSINPLKVLNLQDDTQDDFRIQSVFDLTYKITKSLTFKTTASAYLKYSDRMQWVGTNANAETNSNFAVYSRNNSKDLLTENTLNYTKEYKKHSFNALAGFSAQKTEFYTSVFQGNNYPNENIRTFNSAGSITLSNNLSSSAAGEIKNSTALLSYYGRLVYSYNDFLNLTATVRTDGASQFGPGNKWGTFSSISAGANLAKLEFIASSKVINKLNFRAAYGQTGNNRTDNLGGNNAYNPYLNTLTNTPYSNSISANYVSGTGNGVVANGQATPSDTGANPDLTWETTVSANLGFDLSLLRNRINLSLDFYESNTDKLLLQTNTQLFSGTALSWSNVGSLQNRGHEIELSTTNIKTKDFKWTTSANYASNRLKLTDFGGLAETPQTGERGEQYITKVGSPLVQFYGYKTDGIWLSQDDINKSGFTASNVSVGTLTPGGLKLVDVNGDGKITTDDRTVIGDPYADFTWGITNSFDYKGIDLSLGFQGVQGIQMYEGDTGYTEVKRQVLNYTANHWISPSNPGDGKTPYETNGGLQWVQTDYGIDDASYIALREITLGYSLDKDWVKKVGLNQFRVYFTAQNLLYLSSKSFRGINPESRKSGGTYSNPLITGYDRGGYPVPKTLVFGFDVKF